In a single window of the Lebetimonas sp. JH292 genome:
- a CDS encoding MarC family protein, translated as MLKAILFDTISLITILNPIAAAAIMISLVKYSDIAYVSKKASITVFIASVITMIAGGWVLKIFGINLPSIKAIGGVVLLIIALNMIQGKEISPTNTTKDEHEAAQEKDNIAIIPLAIPILFGPGVITTIIVLSEKSKKLIDKGVLFTAIVLSALIVYITLKNASFISKFLGVNGIKIVTRLMGLIIGAISFLFLIGGVKALWLIS; from the coding sequence ATGCTAAAAGCTATCCTTTTTGATACTATTTCTTTAATTACGATTTTAAATCCAATTGCAGCTGCTGCAATAATGATAAGTTTAGTAAAATATTCTGACATTGCTTATGTTTCAAAAAAGGCTTCTATTACTGTTTTTATAGCTTCTGTTATTACAATGATTGCAGGTGGATGGGTTCTTAAAATATTCGGTATTAATCTGCCTTCTATTAAAGCTATAGGCGGGGTGGTGCTTTTGATTATTGCTTTGAATATGATTCAGGGTAAAGAAATTTCTCCTACGAATACCACAAAAGATGAGCATGAAGCGGCTCAGGAAAAAGATAATATTGCTATTATTCCTCTTGCTATCCCTATATTGTTTGGTCCGGGGGTAATAACCACAATTATTGTTTTGAGTGAAAAAAGTAAAAAGCTGATTGACAAAGGTGTTTTGTTTACAGCCATTGTTTTATCTGCATTGATTGTTTATATTACTTTAAAAAATGCTTCTTTTATTTCGAAATTTTTAGGTGTTAACGGAATTAAAATAGTTACAAGGCTTATGGGGCTTATAATAGGCGCTATTTCATTTTTGTTTTTAATAGGAGGCGTTAAGGCGTTATGGTTAATATCTTAA
- a CDS encoding EAL domain-containing protein yields MSKGPTGEALYNGNILGINPNTYTNEKVAPWKDNQIKNGFYSSISVRLIDDLTVNLYSEFTDFYTEEMVNIILSIRTSIMMAYEKNKYIGKLKFLTFYDEITNLGNLNKFKKDFNEYEGEYTLCMINIKDFTSINANFGFEFGNKLLKEIGNELKKHIKKIDEVYRLYDDRFLLFLKSNIWNIEIIKNITNRIYNIFSNEGIEINAQTIYLEINGSLVDSRNIEKEKALEGLIYAYVFAKNVVNKFVIYEPWMHEEVQYRVHLKELLFKAIREKLFEVYFQPIVDINTYEVVQFEALSRLKDNGKFINMEKLMNIATELQIVPEITKIVVENAVKHLKIFKTVNPDIGVSINISKLDMESDFLEFFKNEVISNELNFKNFSLEITERESIEDTQLTKDFVKKLKEVGVKFEIDDFGVAYSNIKQSVSIDFDILKIDKSFIDKIFEERIKIVVSTITLFAKMLNVKTIAEGVETKEQLDILKELGVDYIQGYYFAKPMPFEEALEYLKNNM; encoded by the coding sequence TTGTCAAAAGGTCCTACCGGAGAAGCATTATATAATGGAAATATTTTAGGAATAAATCCTAATACTTATACAAATGAAAAGGTTGCCCCATGGAAAGACAACCAAATAAAAAACGGATTTTATTCTTCAATTTCTGTTAGACTGATTGATGATTTGACTGTTAATTTATATTCTGAATTTACTGATTTTTATACAGAAGAGATGGTTAATATTATTTTATCAATCAGAACGTCAATAATGATGGCTTATGAAAAAAATAAATATATTGGAAAACTTAAATTTTTAACTTTTTATGATGAAATAACAAATTTAGGAAACTTAAACAAATTTAAAAAAGATTTTAATGAATATGAGGGCGAATATACTTTGTGTATGATTAATATAAAAGATTTTACTTCAATTAATGCAAATTTCGGTTTTGAGTTTGGTAATAAATTATTAAAAGAAATCGGTAATGAGCTAAAAAAACATATTAAAAAGATTGATGAAGTTTACAGATTGTATGATGATAGGTTTTTGCTGTTTTTAAAATCAAATATTTGGAATATAGAAATTATTAAAAATATAACAAATAGAATTTATAATATTTTTTCAAATGAAGGTATTGAAATTAATGCTCAGACAATTTATTTGGAAATAAACGGCAGTTTGGTTGATTCAAGAAATATAGAAAAAGAAAAAGCTCTTGAAGGTTTGATTTATGCATATGTTTTTGCAAAAAATGTTGTCAATAAATTTGTAATTTATGAACCCTGGATGCATGAGGAAGTTCAATACAGGGTTCATTTAAAAGAATTATTGTTTAAAGCCATCAGGGAAAAATTGTTTGAAGTATATTTTCAGCCGATTGTTGATATAAACACATATGAAGTAGTTCAGTTTGAAGCGCTTTCAAGGCTAAAAGACAACGGAAAATTTATTAATATGGAAAAACTGATGAATATAGCAACCGAGCTTCAAATTGTTCCTGAAATTACAAAAATTGTAGTAGAAAATGCAGTTAAACATTTAAAAATTTTTAAAACTGTAAATCCTGATATAGGAGTTTCTATTAATATTTCAAAACTTGATATGGAAAGTGATTTTTTAGAATTTTTTAAAAACGAAGTAATATCAAACGAATTAAACTTTAAAAATTTTTCTTTGGAAATAACAGAGAGGGAATCTATTGAAGATACTCAGTTAACTAAAGACTTTGTTAAAAAGTTAAAAGAGGTTGGGGTTAAATTTGAAATAGATGATTTTGGGGTTGCATATTCAAATATTAAACAAAGTGTAAGTATTGATTTTGATATATTAAAAATTGATAAAAGTTTTATTGATAAAATATTTGAAGAAAGAATTAAAATAGTTGTTTCTACCATTACCTTGTTTGCAAAAATGTTAAATGTAAAAACAATTGCAGAAGGCGTTGAAACAAAAGAACAGCTGGATATTTTAAAAGAATTGGGTGTAGATTATATTCAGGGATATTATTTTGCAAAACCTATGCCTTTTGAAGAGGCTCTTGAATATTTAAAAAATAATATGTAA